In Paenibacillus sp. FSL R7-0345, a single window of DNA contains:
- the ftsH gene encoding ATP-dependent zinc metalloprotease FtsH, with product MNRFIRNSGFYLILFLVVVGIVQFVSNGNESADFPRYDELRQEIKANNVKSMTIQFEGNAFLVTGEYKNLPTDTKSKNFSTYVPPTDAAINELIAASDSNGVELTQKKMEGDSIWLTFLSSIIPLVIMFILFFFLFNNAQGGGGKVMNFGKSKARLYNEEKKKISFEDVAGADEEKQELVEVVEFLKDPRKFAAVGARIPKGVLLVGPPGTGKTLLARAVAGEAGVPFFSISGSDFVEMFVGVGASRVRDLFENAKKNAPCIIFIDEIDAVGRQRGAGLGGGHDEREQTLNQLLVEMDGFGGNEGIIIVAATNRADILDPALLRPGRFDRQITVDRPDVKGREAVLKVHSRNKPLTKDVRLDVIAKRTTGFTGADLENLLNEAALLAARRNRKDIGMREVDEAIDRVIVGTEKRSRVISDREKRIVAYHEAGHTIAGYFLEHADMVHKVTIIPRGRAGGYVIMLPKEDSMLVTKNELLDRVTGLLGGRVAEELFIGEIGTGAYSDFQQATSIVRSMIMQYGMSDKLGPMQFGTSQGQVFLGRDIGHEQNYSDSIAYEIDQEMQSFINSCYERCRELLTKYSKEMHLIANTLLEKETLELDQIKELIEQGYLSEDGKPAEVPGVSHEAGEPVIDSIGDVRVRIQGKNDETPSTLPDLTKDIPNKPDSGDGNDPNGGNKDGGGNLV from the coding sequence ATGAATCGGTTCATCCGGAATTCTGGTTTTTATTTGATTTTATTTTTAGTCGTGGTGGGCATTGTCCAGTTTGTCAGCAATGGAAATGAATCCGCCGATTTCCCTAGATACGATGAGTTACGACAGGAGATCAAAGCCAACAATGTGAAAAGTATGACGATTCAGTTTGAAGGTAACGCTTTTCTGGTTACCGGCGAATACAAAAATTTGCCGACTGATACCAAATCGAAAAACTTCTCCACATATGTACCTCCTACAGATGCAGCGATTAATGAGCTCATTGCCGCCAGTGATTCCAATGGCGTTGAATTGACTCAGAAGAAAATGGAAGGTGACAGCATCTGGCTGACATTCCTTTCTTCCATTATCCCGCTGGTTATTATGTTCATCCTGTTCTTCTTCCTGTTCAATAATGCGCAGGGCGGCGGCGGCAAAGTAATGAACTTTGGCAAGAGCAAAGCCCGCCTGTACAACGAAGAGAAGAAGAAAATCAGCTTCGAAGACGTTGCCGGTGCTGATGAAGAGAAACAGGAGCTCGTTGAAGTCGTTGAATTCCTGAAGGACCCGCGCAAGTTTGCTGCAGTGGGTGCCCGTATTCCGAAAGGGGTACTGCTGGTCGGCCCTCCAGGTACAGGTAAAACCTTGCTGGCCCGTGCAGTTGCCGGTGAAGCAGGCGTTCCATTCTTCAGTATTTCCGGTTCTGACTTTGTAGAAATGTTTGTCGGTGTCGGTGCTTCCCGTGTACGTGACTTGTTCGAGAATGCCAAGAAGAACGCTCCATGTATCATCTTCATTGATGAAATTGATGCAGTGGGCCGTCAGCGCGGCGCCGGACTCGGCGGCGGACATGATGAGCGCGAACAGACACTCAACCAATTGCTCGTTGAAATGGACGGCTTTGGCGGCAACGAAGGCATTATCATTGTCGCGGCAACTAACCGCGCAGACATACTTGACCCGGCACTGCTACGTCCGGGACGTTTCGACCGTCAGATTACGGTTGACCGCCCTGATGTGAAAGGCCGTGAAGCTGTACTGAAGGTTCACTCCCGTAACAAACCGCTTACGAAGGATGTAAGACTGGATGTTATCGCTAAGCGTACTACCGGCTTTACCGGTGCGGATCTTGAGAACCTGCTCAATGAAGCAGCACTCCTCGCCGCACGCCGTAACCGCAAGGATATCGGTATGCGCGAAGTGGATGAAGCGATCGACCGCGTTATCGTTGGTACTGAGAAACGCAGCCGCGTTATCAGCGACCGTGAGAAACGCATCGTTGCTTACCACGAAGCAGGCCATACCATTGCAGGTTATTTCCTGGAACATGCGGACATGGTCCACAAGGTTACCATTATTCCGCGCGGACGCGCCGGCGGATATGTCATTATGCTTCCTAAGGAAGACAGCATGCTTGTTACCAAGAATGAATTGCTTGATCGGGTAACCGGACTTCTCGGCGGACGCGTTGCTGAAGAATTGTTCATCGGCGAGATCGGTACAGGAGCCTACAGCGACTTCCAGCAGGCCACAAGCATTGTACGCAGCATGATTATGCAGTACGGTATGAGTGATAAGCTGGGACCTATGCAGTTCGGTACTTCCCAGGGTCAGGTATTCCTGGGCCGCGATATCGGGCATGAGCAGAACTACAGTGATTCCATTGCTTACGAAATTGATCAGGAAATGCAGAGCTTTATCAATAGCTGCTACGAGCGCTGCCGTGAGCTGTTGACCAAGTACTCCAAGGAAATGCACCTGATTGCGAACACCCTCCTTGAGAAGGAAACACTGGAGCTTGATCAGATCAAAGAACTGATTGAGCAGGGTTACCTGAGCGAGGATGGCAAACCGGCTGAAGTACCGGGCGTGTCCCATGAAGCCGGTGAACCCGTTATTGATTCAATCGGTGATGTGCGTGTCCGCATCCAAGGCAAAAATGATGAAACGCCATCAACTTTGCCGGATCTGACCAAGGACATTCCGAACAAGCCGGATTCCGGAGACGGAAATGATCCGAACGGCGGTAATAAAGACGGAGGCGGCAACCTCGTCTAA
- the nadA gene encoding quinolinate synthase NadA, with protein MEALALERKQEQNRELRGRLEQLKKERNAIILAHYYQRDEIQEVADFRGDSFLLAQKAAETDAEVIVFCGVHFMGESAKILAPNKTVIIPDERAGCPMADMVNVDGLRRLKAQHPNAKVVTYINSSAEIKAETDICCTSANAVRVIESLDAEEIIWVPDKNLGHYVQEKTGKKLIIWEGYCNTHDMLTVKDVIEMKAKYPEAEFVVHPECRPEVVAMGDYVGSTTSIIDYCRKSDRRQFIVGTEDGTGYQLRLDSPDKEFHFATKFLVCPNMKVNNLKKLVKCLETMKPQIYVPPAVADKARTSLERMLQVR; from the coding sequence GTGGAAGCTCTGGCGCTTGAGCGCAAACAGGAACAAAACCGCGAACTTCGTGGGCGCCTCGAACAGCTTAAGAAGGAACGTAATGCAATTATTCTGGCTCATTATTATCAGCGTGATGAAATTCAAGAGGTAGCTGATTTCCGGGGCGACTCTTTTTTGCTTGCTCAAAAGGCGGCAGAGACTGATGCGGAAGTTATTGTTTTTTGCGGTGTTCACTTTATGGGAGAAAGCGCTAAAATTCTGGCTCCGAACAAAACCGTTATTATTCCTGATGAACGCGCAGGCTGCCCGATGGCTGACATGGTTAATGTGGATGGACTCCGCAGACTCAAGGCCCAGCATCCGAATGCCAAGGTTGTTACTTATATTAACTCATCCGCCGAAATCAAAGCAGAGACGGATATTTGCTGTACCTCGGCGAATGCAGTCAGAGTTATAGAATCGCTTGATGCCGAAGAAATCATCTGGGTGCCTGATAAGAACCTGGGACATTATGTTCAGGAAAAGACCGGGAAGAAGCTGATTATCTGGGAAGGCTACTGCAACACCCACGATATGCTTACGGTTAAAGATGTAATCGAAATGAAGGCCAAATATCCGGAGGCTGAATTTGTGGTACACCCGGAATGCCGGCCTGAGGTTGTTGCCATGGGCGATTATGTAGGAAGTACCACCTCTATCATTGATTATTGCCGGAAATCGGACCGCCGGCAGTTCATCGTTGGAACAGAGGACGGTACAGGATACCAGCTGCGGCTGGATAGCCCTGATAAGGAATTCCATTTTGCCACAAAGTTCCTGGTTTGCCCTAATATGAAGGTCAATAATCTAAAGAAGCTGGTTAAATGCCTGGAGACGATGAAGCCGCAGATATACGTACCGCCCGCTGTCGCCGACAAAGCCAGAACCTCCCTAGAGCGCATGCTACAAGTCCGGTAG
- the nadB gene encoding L-aspartate oxidase, producing the protein MIPQYLVDFDVRGLPAVRTDVVVIGSGIAGLFTAIKAAEDRKVIVLTKKSLMESNTRYAQGGIAAVFSAEDSPVYHRQDTLLAGAGLNSSAAVDVLVHEGPEGVRELIRLGTIFDEENGVPALTKEGAHSHRRILHANGDATGYEIVRALIEQVKQDNNIEVWDDHFVIDLITEDGECAGALVQRPNGERLFLQADATVLCSGGAGQLYRYTTNPEVATGDGVAIAYRAGAHIRDMEFIQFHPTALSYPGAPRFLISEALRGEGAVLRNIHGERFMERYHELLELAPRDIVARAIVSEMELTKSTFVFLDITHEPADMVKHRFPTIYETCMSYGLDITSDWIPVAPAAHYMMGGIKTDLNGESNIARLFACGEVSSTGVQGANRLASNSLSEAIVFGRRITERIRELAPADWTSLSAGSDKGRTESPIQAIVERRLKLQKVMVRYAGLRRNEGMLNKGLDELKRQLPIFNAALTKREEYEFANMLTCSLLITESALSRQESRGAHYREDYPLRDDAKWQKHLLQIRDLGIVEEFSDDV; encoded by the coding sequence ATGATTCCACAATATTTAGTAGATTTCGATGTTCGCGGGCTTCCGGCAGTTAGAACAGACGTTGTTGTAATCGGTTCAGGCATTGCAGGCCTGTTTACTGCCATCAAAGCGGCTGAAGACCGTAAGGTTATCGTGCTTACCAAGAAATCGTTGATGGAGAGCAATACCCGGTATGCACAGGGCGGGATTGCTGCGGTTTTCTCGGCAGAAGACTCTCCGGTGTATCACCGGCAGGACACGCTGCTGGCAGGTGCCGGTCTCAATTCATCGGCTGCAGTGGATGTATTAGTTCATGAAGGACCGGAGGGCGTACGTGAGCTGATCCGGCTGGGCACTATATTTGATGAGGAGAACGGTGTGCCGGCTCTGACTAAAGAAGGAGCTCATAGCCACCGTCGTATTTTGCATGCCAATGGTGACGCAACCGGATATGAAATTGTACGGGCGCTAATTGAGCAGGTGAAGCAGGATAACAATATTGAGGTCTGGGATGATCATTTTGTCATTGATCTGATTACGGAAGACGGGGAATGCGCCGGGGCGCTGGTCCAGCGTCCTAATGGTGAAAGGCTGTTCCTGCAGGCAGATGCTACGGTTCTCTGTTCGGGGGGAGCGGGACAATTGTACCGCTACACCACAAATCCTGAGGTGGCCACCGGTGACGGGGTGGCCATTGCCTACCGGGCAGGAGCCCATATACGGGATATGGAATTCATCCAGTTCCATCCGACAGCACTCAGTTACCCCGGGGCACCGCGGTTTCTGATCTCCGAAGCGCTCCGGGGAGAAGGGGCCGTACTGCGCAATATTCATGGGGAACGCTTCATGGAACGGTATCATGAGCTGCTTGAGCTCGCGCCCCGTGATATTGTGGCCCGGGCTATAGTTAGCGAGATGGAGCTTACCAAATCGACCTTTGTCTTTCTTGATATCACCCATGAGCCGGCGGATATGGTGAAGCATCGCTTTCCTACGATATATGAGACCTGTATGAGTTACGGACTCGATATTACAAGTGACTGGATTCCAGTGGCCCCTGCTGCGCATTATATGATGGGGGGCATCAAAACCGATTTAAACGGAGAAAGCAATATCGCCCGGCTGTTTGCCTGCGGGGAAGTGTCTTCAACCGGAGTACAGGGGGCTAACCGTCTGGCAAGTAACTCTCTGTCTGAAGCCATTGTATTTGGACGGCGGATTACGGAGCGTATCCGTGAGCTTGCTCCTGCCGACTGGACCAGCCTGTCAGCCGGTTCTGATAAAGGGCGTACAGAATCGCCGATCCAGGCTATTGTGGAACGGCGGCTGAAGCTGCAGAAGGTAATGGTCCGTTATGCCGGTCTGCGGCGCAATGAAGGAATGCTTAACAAAGGACTGGATGAGTTGAAGCGGCAGCTGCCGATATTTAATGCTGCACTTACCAAGCGTGAAGAATATGAGTTTGCCAATATGCTTACCTGTTCCCTGCTGATCACTGAGTCGGCACTCTCACGGCAGGAAAGCCGCGGAGCCCATTACCGGGAGGATTATCCGCTGCGCGATGATGCGAAGTGGCAGAAACATCTGCTTCAGATCCGTGATCTGGGCATAGTGGAGGAATTTAGTGATGATGTTTAA
- the nadC gene encoding carboxylating nicotinate-nucleotide diphosphorylase, whose protein sequence is MMFNGYNEELVQLIKNWLQEDVGSGDITTRTTIPAGHESKGIIHAKEAGIICGLPVAKLVFEVVDPSLVFTPLVQEGQEVSKGTVIAEVEGSTHAILTGERLALNLMQRLSGVASRTASFIKILDGLPTRLVDTRKTTPGHRMLEKYAVRVGGGANHRFGLYDAVMIKDNHIKGAGGILQAVGRARANIPHTMMIEVETESLEQVEEALKAGADIIMLDNMDPELMKEAVRRIKTKSPHVKTEASGNVSLETVRRIAESGVDVISVGRLTYSFESLDISLDLNARKEGPLS, encoded by the coding sequence ATGATGTTTAATGGATATAACGAAGAACTGGTACAGCTGATCAAAAACTGGCTGCAGGAAGATGTAGGCTCCGGTGATATTACAACCCGGACCACCATACCGGCCGGACATGAATCCAAAGGTATTATTCATGCAAAGGAGGCCGGGATAATCTGCGGTCTGCCTGTAGCAAAGCTGGTATTTGAAGTCGTTGATCCGTCTCTCGTGTTTACACCGCTGGTTCAAGAGGGGCAGGAGGTGTCCAAAGGAACGGTAATTGCCGAAGTGGAAGGAAGCACTCATGCCATTTTGACGGGCGAGCGGCTTGCGCTTAATCTGATGCAGCGGCTGTCGGGAGTCGCTTCACGGACTGCTTCCTTTATAAAGATTCTGGACGGTCTGCCGACACGGCTGGTTGATACACGCAAGACAACACCCGGTCACCGGATGCTGGAGAAATATGCTGTGCGTGTCGGAGGCGGAGCGAATCACCGGTTCGGCTTATATGATGCTGTGATGATAAAGGATAATCATATCAAAGGTGCCGGCGGTATTCTTCAGGCTGTCGGGCGGGCCCGGGCGAACATCCCGCATACCATGATGATTGAAGTGGAAACAGAGAGTCTGGAGCAGGTAGAAGAGGCTCTTAAGGCCGGAGCGGATATCATCATGCTGGATAACATGGATCCTGAGCTGATGAAGGAAGCTGTCAGAAGAATCAAGACCAAGTCACCCCATGTCAAGACGGAAGCCTCCGGCAATGTATCTCTGGAGACAGTGCGCCGGATCGCGGAATCCGGTGTAGATGTGATTTCAGTGGGCCGGCTGACGTATTCCTTTGAAAGTCTGGATATCAGCCTCGACCTGAATGCCCGGAAGGAGGGTCCGCTGTCATGA
- a CDS encoding type III pantothenate kinase, with product MMLAVDIGNTNIVLGIYRKRELLHHFRLSTARQSTVDEYGVLIHNLFQMSNMSFKDVEGVIISSVVPPLVQVIVEMCVKYIGKDPLLVGPGIKTGLNLRYENPREVGADRIVNAVAAIEQYKCPLVVVDFGTATTFDCIDAGANYLGGAIVPGLGISTEALYQRASKLPRIELEKPKKVIGRNTVHAMQAGIIFGYAGQVEGIVRRIKQEMNAPVLKVIATGGLATLIAGETDCIDEVNPMLTLEGLRIIYDRNQ from the coding sequence ATGATGCTTGCAGTTGATATCGGGAATACTAACATTGTGCTGGGCATATACCGGAAGCGCGAGCTGCTGCATCATTTCAGGCTCAGTACGGCCCGCCAGTCCACAGTTGATGAATACGGGGTATTGATTCATAATCTGTTTCAAATGTCGAATATGTCCTTCAAGGATGTGGAGGGAGTCATTATCTCCTCTGTTGTGCCTCCGCTCGTTCAGGTCATTGTTGAAATGTGTGTAAAATATATCGGTAAAGATCCGCTGCTTGTAGGTCCCGGTATCAAAACCGGCCTTAATCTACGGTATGAAAATCCCCGCGAAGTCGGAGCTGACCGGATTGTTAATGCAGTTGCTGCTATTGAACAGTATAAATGTCCGCTTGTAGTTGTTGATTTCGGGACTGCAACGACCTTTGACTGCATCGATGCTGGCGCCAACTACCTGGGCGGAGCGATCGTTCCGGGGCTCGGTATTTCAACTGAAGCCTTATATCAGCGTGCCTCAAAGCTGCCGCGGATTGAGCTGGAGAAGCCCAAAAAAGTAATTGGGCGCAATACCGTGCATGCCATGCAGGCCGGGATTATTTTCGGATATGCGGGGCAGGTTGAGGGGATTGTACGCAGAATCAAGCAGGAGATGAATGCACCGGTGCTGAAGGTTATTGCTACAGGCGGTCTGGCTACACTGATTGCCGGAGAAACAGACTGCATAGATGAAGTGAATCCGATGCTTACCCTGGAAGGCCTGCGCATTATTTATGACCGTAACCAATAA
- the hslO gene encoding Hsp33 family molecular chaperone HslO → MEKKQDRLVRGTALHGRVRAFAVRTTELVDELRRRHDTYPTATAALGRTVTAAAMMGAMLKGEEKLTVMVKGNGPIGQITAESNARGEVRGYVTNPHVHLPSNSLGKLDVAGAVGTEGFIDVSKDLGLKEPYRGSVPIVSGELGDDFTYYFAISEQTPAAVGLGVLVETDNSVRVAGGFIIQLLPGLTDAEISEIEQTLSTMPSVTALLDQGLEPEEMLTYLLPDAVILDGLDIVFKCQCSRERVEQTLISLGEHELERLIEEDDQAEVVCHFCNEAYVFNKDELQVILDQARS, encoded by the coding sequence ATGGAAAAGAAACAGGACCGGCTGGTCCGCGGAACTGCACTGCACGGCAGAGTCCGGGCATTTGCTGTGCGGACGACAGAGCTTGTTGATGAATTGCGGCGCAGACATGATACTTACCCGACGGCTACGGCTGCACTGGGCCGTACAGTAACTGCTGCAGCTATGATGGGTGCTATGCTCAAGGGTGAAGAGAAGCTTACAGTGATGGTTAAAGGGAATGGACCAATCGGCCAGATTACTGCAGAATCCAATGCCCGCGGAGAAGTCCGCGGCTATGTAACCAACCCGCATGTTCATCTGCCGAGCAACAGTCTTGGTAAACTGGATGTGGCGGGCGCCGTAGGAACGGAAGGCTTTATCGACGTCAGCAAGGATTTGGGGCTCAAGGAGCCTTACCGCGGCAGCGTCCCGATTGTATCGGGCGAGCTGGGCGATGATTTTACGTATTACTTTGCGATTTCTGAACAGACGCCGGCGGCAGTCGGGCTTGGTGTGCTGGTTGAGACGGACAACTCGGTACGCGTGGCCGGCGGATTCATTATCCAGCTGCTTCCCGGTCTTACCGATGCCGAAATCAGCGAAATTGAGCAGACACTGAGCACAATGCCTTCGGTTACAGCACTGCTGGATCAGGGGCTTGAGCCGGAGGAGATGCTGACCTATCTTTTGCCGGACGCAGTTATCCTTGATGGACTGGATATTGTGTTTAAATGCCAATGCTCGCGTGAACGGGTTGAGCAGACACTGATCAGCCTGGGCGAGCACGAACTGGAACGCTTAATAGAAGAAGATGATCAGGCCGAAGTTGTATGTCATTTCTGCAACGAAGCCTATGTATTTAATAAGGATGAATTGCAGGTAATCCTGGATCAAGCAAGATCGTAG
- a CDS encoding peptidylprolyl isomerase — protein sequence MMTRQERALRNTVVILAVGIMVLGGLLFWSLRAMAILKGDAVDGETTDVAAAGGQPVTDREWMDELKKKHGDEVLLAMLNHIVVDKEAKALGIIVTDADIEEELKRTMAGYSSEEQYYAQMQSELGLSRQEVREEAVYRLTLQAVATQGITITDADIDEFLAVNAERFAPKKQMQLSIIRVNTYEEADAVMDRLEQGEDFIAMAKEVSTDAESRENGGNIGMVEEDDPFWPSELLRRAAGLEAGDIAGPLPVGEDYAVIRLDNIIDPPETDETEIRAEVRRELALEQAAPLQQVESDLRAKYETAIYVDNGRQD from the coding sequence ATGATGACTAGACAGGAGCGTGCACTGCGCAATACAGTTGTTATCCTGGCAGTCGGCATCATGGTGCTCGGCGGATTGCTGTTCTGGAGCCTGCGGGCTATGGCTATTCTCAAGGGAGATGCTGTAGACGGAGAGACGACAGATGTCGCCGCTGCAGGCGGACAGCCGGTAACGGACCGGGAATGGATGGATGAGCTCAAAAAAAAGCACGGGGATGAAGTGCTGCTGGCTATGCTGAATCATATCGTAGTCGATAAGGAAGCCAAAGCGCTTGGCATTATTGTAACGGATGCGGATATTGAGGAGGAGCTTAAGCGTACTATGGCCGGATATAGCTCCGAAGAGCAGTATTACGCACAAATGCAGTCGGAGCTCGGACTATCCCGACAGGAGGTTCGTGAAGAGGCCGTTTACCGGCTTACCCTGCAGGCGGTGGCCACACAGGGAATCACAATCACCGATGCAGACATTGATGAATTTCTGGCAGTCAATGCTGAGCGCTTCGCTCCCAAGAAGCAGATGCAGTTATCTATAATTAGAGTTAATACTTACGAAGAAGCGGATGCTGTAATGGACCGGCTGGAGCAGGGTGAGGATTTTATCGCTATGGCCAAAGAAGTTTCGACTGACGCCGAAAGCAGAGAGAATGGCGGAAACATTGGAATGGTGGAGGAAGATGACCCCTTCTGGCCGTCTGAGCTGCTGCGGAGGGCGGCAGGGCTTGAAGCCGGTGATATCGCCGGCCCTTTGCCGGTCGGTGAGGACTATGCTGTAATCCGCCTTGACAACATCATCGATCCTCCCGAAACGGATGAGACGGAAATCAGGGCAGAGGTGCGGCGGGAGCTGGCACTGGAACAGGCTGCCCCGTTACAGCAGGTGGAAAGCGACCTCCGCGCCAAATATGAGACAGCGATATATGTTGACAATGGCCGGCAAGATTGA
- the cysK gene encoding cysteine synthase A: MAKVVNSVTDLIGGTPLVRLNRIAPEGSAEIYLKLEYQNPGSSVKDRIALSIVEEAEKEGLLKPGGTIVEATSGNTGIGLALVAAAKGYKAIIVMPETMSLERRNLLRAYGAELVLTPGSEGMNGAVKKAEQILSENPDYFLADQFKNKANLKIHLETTGPEIVEAIESIGGPLDAFVAGIGTGGTISGAGEVLKKQYPDVKVYAVEPAASPILAGGKPGPHKIQGIGANFIPEILNQNVYDEIIHVENDEAFETARRVAKEEGVLSGISSGAAVFAALKVAKELGAGKKVVVVIPSNGERYLSTPLYNFEV; encoded by the coding sequence ATGGCTAAAGTCGTTAACAGTGTAACAGATCTGATCGGTGGCACACCGCTTGTCCGTTTGAACCGTATTGCTCCGGAAGGTTCTGCTGAGATCTATCTGAAGCTGGAATATCAGAACCCGGGCTCCAGTGTTAAAGACCGCATCGCCCTCAGCATCGTTGAAGAGGCTGAGAAGGAAGGTCTTCTTAAGCCGGGCGGAACGATTGTAGAAGCTACAAGTGGTAACACGGGTATCGGACTTGCGCTGGTGGCAGCTGCCAAGGGTTATAAGGCCATTATTGTTATGCCTGAGACGATGAGCCTTGAGCGCCGGAACCTGCTTCGCGCCTATGGTGCTGAACTCGTACTTACCCCGGGTTCCGAGGGTATGAACGGTGCAGTTAAGAAGGCTGAGCAGATTCTGTCCGAGAATCCGGACTACTTCCTTGCTGATCAGTTTAAGAACAAAGCCAATCTCAAGATTCACCTGGAAACCACAGGTCCTGAGATTGTTGAAGCTATCGAATCCATCGGCGGACCGCTTGATGCTTTCGTTGCAGGCATTGGTACAGGCGGAACAATCTCCGGCGCCGGTGAAGTGCTCAAGAAGCAATATCCTGATGTGAAGGTATATGCTGTTGAACCTGCAGCTTCTCCGATTCTGGCCGGCGGCAAACCAGGCCCGCACAAAATCCAGGGGATTGGTGCAAACTTCATTCCTGAGATTCTGAACCAGAATGTTTATGATGAGATCATTCATGTTGAGAACGACGAAGCCTTCGAAACGGCTCGCCGTGTAGCCAAAGAAGAAGGCGTACTGTCCGGTATCTCCTCCGGTGCAGCTGTGTTTGCAGCTCTCAAAGTAGCCAAAGAGCTTGGTGCAGGTAAAAAAGTGGTTGTGGTTATTCCAAGTAACGGCGAACGTTACCTGAGCACACCGCTCTACAACTTCGAAGTTTAA
- a CDS encoding anthranilate synthase component I family protein, whose amino-acid sequence MEILTAYQDWEHWNAGNSWSLLPLIIKSPQGLPGLPALWKAAWKQASPYSVVLESGKGGRYTYLGLQPVSVLEGKDGRAEVIRLPQEAADGSAGASRPEPAKLQGNPLDVLQSWMQAFTSPRAELSGLPPFAGGCIGYLSYDVVRSLELLPSLAEDHPGFPDYLFMRFEELWIYDSQEERLYCSVHTPLTEAARTNSSVLQELYSGAVARAEGMLKQWELLFIASVPEEHSLTEAGDIVAAIEENAELTGQWPGMQSAFSSEQFQKAVLEVQEYIRQGDVFQVNLSLRQEAQLKSPPEDVYEWLRRLNPSPYMGLLRSPGFALSSASPELLVKLHGDKVSARPIAGTRRRGLTPAEDAAMEAELRGSEKEIAEHIMLVDLERNDIGRVAAYGSVSVPELLTVERYSHVMHLVSQVEGRIASGKDAYDVMAALFPGGTITGAPKVRTMEIIEELEPVRRGPYTGSMGWIDYNGNMELNIIIRTLAVKDGTGYIQTGAGIVIDSDPYREYRECHNKAKAVVKAVLCSELQYESRAASVAKGGAAL is encoded by the coding sequence TTGGAGATATTAACAGCGTATCAGGATTGGGAGCATTGGAATGCTGGAAACAGCTGGAGCCTACTCCCCTTAATTATAAAATCACCGCAGGGCTTGCCGGGTCTGCCAGCCTTATGGAAGGCGGCGTGGAAACAGGCCTCCCCTTACTCTGTAGTGCTGGAGAGCGGAAAGGGCGGCCGGTATACCTATCTGGGGCTGCAGCCGGTTTCTGTGCTGGAGGGCAAGGATGGCCGGGCTGAAGTGATCCGGCTGCCGCAGGAAGCAGCAGATGGCTCTGCCGGGGCCAGCCGGCCGGAACCTGCAAAGCTGCAGGGCAATCCGCTGGATGTGCTCCAGAGCTGGATGCAGGCGTTTACTTCACCGCGCGCAGAATTATCCGGACTGCCTCCGTTCGCTGGCGGCTGTATCGGTTATCTCAGCTATGATGTAGTCCGCTCGCTTGAGCTGCTGCCTTCACTGGCTGAGGACCATCCGGGATTTCCCGATTATCTGTTTATGCGCTTCGAGGAGCTCTGGATCTATGACAGTCAGGAAGAACGGCTTTATTGCAGTGTCCATACTCCATTAACGGAGGCGGCCAGAACAAATTCGTCTGTCCTGCAGGAGCTTTACTCCGGGGCAGTGGCACGTGCTGAAGGCATGCTAAAGCAATGGGAGCTGCTCTTTATTGCTTCTGTACCTGAGGAGCATTCACTGACAGAAGCCGGAGACATTGTTGCTGCTATTGAGGAGAATGCTGAGCTTACCGGACAATGGCCGGGCATGCAGTCAGCCTTCTCTTCCGAGCAGTTCCAGAAGGCCGTGCTGGAGGTCCAGGAATACATCCGCCAGGGCGATGTATTCCAGGTAAACCTTTCGCTGCGCCAGGAGGCGCAGCTGAAGTCCCCGCCGGAGGATGTTTACGAATGGCTGCGCAGGCTCAACCCGTCCCCGTACATGGGGCTGCTCCGCTCGCCCGGCTTCGCGCTCTCCAGCGCTTCGCCGGAGCTGCTCGTCAAGCTGCACGGGGACAAGGTCTCTGCCCGCCCCATTGCCGGGACCCGGCGCCGGGGCCTTACTCCCGCGGAGGATGCCGCCATGGAGGCGGAGCTGCGCGGGAGCGAGAAGGAGATCGCCGAGCATATCATGCTTGTCGATCTGGAGCGCAACGACATCGGACGTGTCGCTGCGTACGGGTCGGTCAGCGTGCCGGAGCTGCTGACCGTCGAGCGATACTCGCATGTAATGCATCTCGTCTCGCAGGTGGAGGGGCGCATCGCCTCCGGCAAGGATGCTTATGACGTCATGGCCGCCTTGTTCCCCGGCGGTACCATTACCGGCGCGCCCAAGGTGCGCACGATGGAGATCATCGAGGAGCTGGAGCCGGTCCGCCGCGGACCTTATACAGGCTCGATGGGCTGGATTGACTATAACGGAAATATGGAATTAAATATTATAATAAGAACACTGGCAGTGAAGGATGGAACAGGCTATATCCAGACAGGGGCAGGGATCGTAATTGATTCCGATCCGTACCGGGAATACCGGGAATGCCATAACAAAGCCAAAGCAGTGGTAAAGGCGGTTCTCTGCAGCGAGCTGCAGTACGAATCCCGGGCCGCGAGCGTAGCCAAAGGGGGAGCAGCATTATGA